Proteins from one Romboutsia sp. CE17 genomic window:
- a CDS encoding cell wall hydrolase — protein MDRCYKIIVSLLVFMSVFVNFNEILAMDNDIDEQSIPAVKTNSKEQKKAVINLTNEEILLLSKLVTSEARGESYEGQVAVAAVVINRVKDPRFPNSIEDVIYQKNAFSVVKNGTINMSPTDEAYKAAQAALYGEDPTGKAVYFWNPEISTCKWILKLDPHMRIGNHVFAK, from the coding sequence ATGGATAGGTGCTATAAAATTATAGTATCTCTATTAGTCTTTATGTCTGTGTTTGTAAATTTCAATGAAATTTTAGCAATGGACAATGATATAGATGAGCAATCTATACCAGCGGTTAAGACTAATTCCAAAGAACAAAAAAAAGCTGTAATAAACTTAACTAATGAAGAGATATTATTACTATCAAAGTTAGTAACTAGTGAAGCTAGAGGCGAAAGTTATGAAGGCCAAGTTGCAGTAGCAGCAGTAGTAATTAATAGAGTAAAGGACCCAAGATTTCCAAATTCTATAGAAGATGTAATATATCAAAAAAATGCATTTTCTGTAGTTAAAAATGGAACTATAAATATGAGCCCTACAGATGAGGCATACAAAGCGGCTCAGGCAGCTTTATATGGAGAAGATCCAACTGGCAAAGCAGTATATTTTTGGAACCCAGAAATATCTACTTGTAAATGGATTTTAAAACTAGATCCACATATGAGAATAGGAAACCACGTATTTGCAAAATAG
- the spoIIR gene encoding stage II sporulation protein R — MKERIIKARLAILIFGLVLIFSIMFITIKSEVNKIDNISENYKEKLIRFHVIANSDSDEDQSLKLKVRDEVIEYLQPKLQNSSSIEESESIIRNEYNTLYNISKETILENGYNYDVKVGIEYSNFPTKQYSNVILPAGEYKALKIVIGEGEGKNWWCVMFPPLCFVDEENGVIDKSTDEKLKAVLNEEEYNLITSKNEDEKNSIQFKFKIIEVLKGIF; from the coding sequence ATGAAAGAGAGAATAATAAAAGCTAGGTTAGCAATTTTAATTTTTGGTTTAGTATTAATTTTTTCCATAATGTTTATAACTATAAAAAGTGAAGTTAATAAAATAGATAATATTAGTGAGAACTACAAAGAAAAGCTTATAAGATTTCATGTTATAGCAAATAGTGATAGTGATGAAGATCAATCATTAAAGTTAAAAGTGAGAGATGAAGTTATAGAATACTTACAACCTAAATTACAGAATTCAAGTAGTATTGAAGAGAGTGAATCTATTATTAGAAATGAGTATAATACCTTATACAACATAAGCAAAGAAACTATTTTAGAAAATGGATATAATTATGATGTAAAAGTAGGTATAGAATATAGTAATTTTCCGACAAAACAATACTCTAATGTTATTCTACCTGCAGGAGAATATAAAGCATTAAAGATTGTTATAGGAGAAGGAGAAGGTAAAAATTGGTGGTGCGTAATGTTTCCTCCTTTATGCTTTGTAGATGAAGAAAATGGAGTAATAGATAAATCCACAGATGAAAAGCTAAAAGCTGTGTTAAATGAAGAAGAGTATAATTTAATTACTAGTAAAAATGAAGATGAAAAAAATTCAATTCAATTTAAATTTAAAATAATAGAAGTCTTAAAAGGAATATTTTAA
- a CDS encoding GntR family transcriptional regulator: protein MDNLTKLNLDEYKPLRDVVFENLREAILEGQLKPGQRLMEVQLAEQLGVSRTPVREAIRKLELEGLVVMLPRKGAYVANMSLKDVIDALEVRASLEGLSASLAAERISDIDLKKLKRIAEEFKESTMNADIETLLKKDVEFHECIFEAANNNKLRQVINSLWEQVYRFRVTYISDYDSSLSIVEEHKNILDAIEKGDCELAKKYATEHIEKAEQFMIDKAVGNKEL, encoded by the coding sequence ATGGACAACTTAACTAAATTAAATTTAGATGAATATAAGCCATTAAGGGATGTAGTATTTGAGAATCTTAGGGAAGCTATATTAGAAGGACAATTAAAGCCAGGTCAAAGATTAATGGAAGTTCAACTAGCAGAACAATTAGGGGTTAGTAGAACGCCAGTTAGAGAAGCTATAAGAAAATTAGAGCTAGAAGGATTAGTTGTAATGTTACCTAGAAAAGGTGCATATGTGGCTAATATGTCTTTAAAAGATGTAATAGATGCACTAGAAGTAAGAGCAAGTTTAGAAGGGCTATCGGCATCTCTTGCTGCAGAAAGAATTAGTGATATAGACTTAAAAAAGTTAAAAAGAATAGCCGAAGAATTTAAAGAAAGTACAATGAATGCAGATATAGAAACTCTATTAAAAAAAGATGTTGAGTTCCATGAATGTATATTTGAAGCTGCTAATAATAATAAGTTACGTCAAGTTATAAACTCTTTATGGGAACAAGTCTATAGATTTAGGGTAACTTATATATCAGATTATGATTCATCTTTAAGTATAGTTGAAGAACATAAAAATATATTAGATGCTATAGAAAAAGGTGACTGTGAATTAGCTAAGAAATATGCAACAGAACATATAGAAAAAGCTGAGCAATTTATGATAGATAAAGCTGTTGGCAATAAAGAATTATAA
- the ispE gene encoding 4-(cytidine 5'-diphospho)-2-C-methyl-D-erythritol kinase yields MNSIELKSRAKINLSIDVLGKREDGYHLVEMIMQTIDLYDIIKIKELESKEVIVKSNSSDIPLNENNIVYKAAELIRSNYNIKKGIEIFIEKNIPVAAGMAGGSSNAAAVLVGLNKLWGLNLSENQLQELGFKLGADVPFCIAGKAALAKGVGEELTYIKGLPKDISILICKPELFVSTKDVYEGLDLNNIKYRPNNEYLISCLENNDVESLAKNMVNVLETVTSKMHEEIKEIEKVMNESNALGAMMSGSGPTVFGLYNKKEDALRGKEELLKKYKQVYVVNSSEEGVEINGQLN; encoded by the coding sequence ATGAATTCAATAGAGTTAAAAAGCAGGGCAAAAATAAATTTATCAATAGATGTCCTAGGTAAGAGAGAGGATGGATATCATTTAGTCGAAATGATAATGCAGACAATAGACCTGTACGACATCATAAAAATAAAGGAGTTAGAGTCTAAAGAAGTAATCGTAAAAAGTAATAGTTCAGACATACCATTAAATGAAAATAATATAGTGTACAAAGCTGCAGAATTAATAAGAAGTAATTATAATATAAAAAAAGGTATAGAAATATTTATAGAGAAAAATATACCTGTAGCAGCAGGAATGGCTGGAGGAAGCTCAAATGCGGCGGCAGTATTAGTTGGGCTAAACAAACTTTGGGGTTTAAATTTATCAGAAAATCAATTACAAGAGCTTGGGTTTAAGTTAGGAGCGGATGTACCTTTTTGTATAGCAGGAAAAGCTGCATTAGCAAAAGGAGTAGGAGAAGAACTAACATATATAAAAGGTTTACCTAAAGATATTAGTATATTAATTTGCAAACCAGAACTATTTGTTTCTACAAAAGATGTATATGAGGGGCTAGATTTAAATAATATTAAGTATAGACCAAATAATGAGTACTTAATAAGTTGCCTAGAAAACAATGATGTAGAATCATTAGCAAAAAATATGGTGAATGTTCTTGAAACTGTTACTAGTAAGATGCATGAAGAAATTAAAGAAATTGAAAAGGTTATGAATGAGAGTAATGCATTAGGAGCGATGATGAGTGGGAGTGGTCCAACTGTATTTGGACTATATAACAAAAAAGAGGACGCTTTAAGAGGGAAAGAAGAATTACTGAAAAAGTATAAACAAGTGTATGTTGTTAACAGTAGTGAGGAAGGAGTTGAAATTAATGGACAACTTAACTAA
- a CDS encoding DUF3794 and LysM peptidoglycan-binding domain-containing protein, with amino-acid sequence MELIKDVIKVDNRIDFGKFQTFIESEAVVPDKKSDVYDIVKTEGYIALKKVEVADGKLVCRGSFNYNVIYITDDKNTVSNVDGKIDINEVIDKDNIVQDMEYMLYPEIEHVDCTIMNERKIRVGALINIKGSLFEKQRLDIVKDVSQVEGIQKHRKEVSYQDIVGIEKSESVIRDTITINTEEIQSIISMNPYVRIKESRVSDNKVIIGGVLNINPLACTYDGDLVELDRVDIDFTQFIEVPGVCDGMVEETLLSIGDFNYIFKQNADSNTGMLDIDCTISSKVKVTDEVTREVLQDAYSPQKVIKFDHRLIELNKILASESESFVVRESLRNENEDIQIKDIVSVCPTISIENSYVEDEKSIIQGIIKLDVLYVPVEGLRIVYKISEEIPFEHDIEIQDLRDSSAVFNTVCIEKVEADLNRDQIDISVKVKRFIEAVDKKSESFIIKGEDHGDYDLSKAPSIIVYICKEGDNLWNIAKKYNTTEEEIAELNDIKCDEPLKPGKCLILEKKVVLVD; translated from the coding sequence ATGGAGTTAATAAAAGACGTTATAAAAGTTGATAATAGAATAGATTTTGGAAAATTTCAGACTTTTATAGAATCTGAGGCAGTAGTGCCTGATAAGAAGTCAGATGTATACGACATTGTAAAAACAGAAGGGTACATAGCTTTGAAAAAAGTTGAAGTAGCAGATGGTAAGTTAGTTTGCAGAGGTAGTTTCAATTACAATGTGATATATATTACTGATGATAAGAATACTGTTTCAAATGTAGATGGAAAAATAGACATAAATGAAGTAATAGATAAGGATAATATAGTTCAAGACATGGAATACATGTTATATCCAGAAATAGAGCATGTTGATTGTACAATAATGAATGAAAGAAAAATTAGAGTAGGTGCACTTATAAATATAAAAGGAAGCCTATTTGAAAAACAAAGATTAGATATAGTAAAAGATGTATCACAAGTAGAAGGTATACAAAAGCATAGAAAAGAAGTTAGCTATCAAGATATTGTAGGTATAGAAAAATCTGAAAGTGTAATTAGGGATACAATAACTATAAATACAGAGGAAATACAATCTATTATAAGTATGAATCCTTATGTAAGAATAAAAGAAAGTAGAGTAAGTGATAACAAAGTTATAATAGGGGGAGTTTTAAATATAAATCCTTTAGCTTGTACTTATGATGGCGACCTTGTGGAGTTAGATAGAGTTGATATAGACTTTACACAGTTTATAGAAGTACCAGGTGTTTGTGATGGTATGGTAGAAGAAACTTTATTGTCAATTGGAGACTTTAACTATATATTTAAACAAAATGCGGATAGTAACACAGGAATGTTAGATATAGATTGTACAATAAGTAGTAAAGTTAAAGTAACAGATGAAGTTACAAGAGAGGTGCTACAAGATGCGTATTCACCACAAAAAGTTATAAAATTTGATCATAGATTAATAGAATTAAATAAGATTTTAGCTAGTGAATCAGAAAGTTTTGTAGTTAGAGAATCACTAAGAAATGAAAATGAAGATATACAGATAAAAGATATAGTAAGTGTGTGCCCAACAATTTCAATTGAAAACTCTTATGTTGAAGACGAGAAGAGTATTATTCAAGGGATAATAAAATTAGATGTATTGTATGTACCTGTTGAAGGTCTAAGAATAGTATATAAAATAAGCGAAGAAATACCTTTTGAGCATGATATAGAAATACAAGATTTAAGAGATTCATCAGCTGTATTTAATACTGTGTGCATAGAAAAAGTAGAAGCTGATTTAAACAGAGATCAAATTGATATTTCAGTAAAAGTTAAGAGATTTATAGAAGCTGTAGATAAAAAATCTGAGAGTTTTATTATAAAAGGTGAAGATCATGGAGATTATGATTTATCTAAAGCACCAAGTATAATAGTTTATATATGTAAAGAAGGAGATAATCTTTGGAATATAGCTAAAAAATATAATACGACAGAAGAAGAAATTGCAGAATTAAATGATATAAAATGTGATGAGCCTCTTAAACCAGGTAAATGTTTAATATTGGAGAAAAAAGTTGTTCTAGTTGATTAA
- a CDS encoding Veg family protein — MATVQTLDKIRLSLERHLGKKIVLKANKGRKQIITKKGVLEKVYPSVFVVRLEDSQNGYSRVSYSYSDLLTANVKLQVYRDRDREKDKLNVS; from the coding sequence GTGGCTACAGTTCAAACTCTAGATAAGATAAGGTTAAGTTTGGAAAGACATTTAGGAAAGAAGATAGTACTAAAGGCTAACAAGGGGAGAAAACAAATTATAACAAAAAAAGGTGTACTTGAAAAAGTTTATCCAAGTGTGTTTGTTGTAAGACTAGAAGATAGTCAAAATGGATACTCTAGAGTATCTTATAGTTATTCGGATTTATTGACAGCTAACGTTAAATTACAAGTATATAGAGATAGAGATAGAGAAAAAGATAAGTTAAATGTAAGTTAA
- the yabG gene encoding sporulation peptidase YabG, which yields MKIGDIVVRKSYNKDIIFKVVGFGVDENNRKIAMLKGVAFRILADAYLEDLEIIQMPDMNDILIDRNVENLLYRSVKKAKERQKKNMRGIPKTQSNSNVYGIPGKVLQIDGDKEYLKICLDVYTQLGIPAVGVAISEANQYKEVRSLLEKHNPDILVITGHDALTSKKGGVKDLSNYRNSLNFIKTVKEARKWESNLDNLVIFAGACQSNYEQIIKAGANYASSPGRIMIHALDPVFIVEKIACSRIDVVVPIDEVIEQTVTGYKGIGGSETRGKFRWAMPKTILY from the coding sequence ATGAAAATAGGGGATATAGTAGTTAGAAAATCTTATAATAAAGATATCATATTTAAAGTAGTAGGTTTTGGAGTAGATGAAAATAATAGAAAGATAGCTATGCTTAAGGGGGTAGCGTTTAGAATTTTAGCAGATGCTTATCTTGAAGACTTAGAAATTATACAAATGCCTGATATGAATGATATTTTAATTGATAGGAATGTTGAAAATTTATTATATAGATCAGTAAAGAAAGCAAAAGAAAGACAAAAAAAGAATATGAGAGGAATACCAAAAACTCAATCTAATTCTAATGTTTATGGAATACCAGGAAAGGTACTTCAAATCGATGGTGATAAAGAATATTTAAAAATATGTTTAGATGTATATACTCAGTTGGGTATACCGGCAGTAGGTGTTGCTATATCTGAGGCTAACCAATATAAAGAGGTAAGAAGCCTTTTAGAAAAGCATAATCCAGATATACTAGTTATAACAGGACATGACGCTCTTACATCGAAAAAAGGTGGAGTAAAAGATCTAAGTAATTATAGAAACTCTTTGAACTTTATAAAAACAGTAAAGGAAGCTAGAAAATGGGAGTCTAACTTAGATAATCTTGTAATATTTGCAGGAGCATGTCAGTCTAACTATGAGCAAATAATAAAAGCAGGAGCTAATTATGCTAGTTCACCTGGAAGAATTATGATACATGCATTAGACCCTGTATTTATAGTTGAAAAAATAGCGTGTTCAAGAATTGATGTGGTTGTTCCAATAGATGAAGTAATAGAGCAAACTGTAACTGGATATAAGGGCATAGGAGGATCAGAAACTAGAGGTAAATTTAGATGGGCTATGCCTAAAACAATTTTATATTAA
- a CDS encoding PfkB family carbohydrate kinase, with product MTDREKEILDILKYDPLISQKELADKLCITRSSVAVHITNLMKKGYIKGKGYILKKDNYVTVIGGSNIDIVGISTTPLIMCESNPGKVSISVGGAGRNIAENICKKDINTKLISAVGNDLYGNTILSECKNYGIDVDDCYISNEDSTSIYISVLSNSNSTHVAISHMDIINRLDTHFINSKHTSINDSIAIVIDTNLNEDTINYITKTYSHIPIFIDTVSSSKCVKIKNMIEKFEVINLSQKEAEVLSGIKILNKDDIIKCSKYFFDRGAKKIFITLKEGNIFASDGKNNIYHNITSESKNMKENLISTIVYSHINKFDLEKTLKELI from the coding sequence ATGACTGATAGAGAAAAAGAAATTTTAGATATATTGAAATATGATCCTTTAATCTCGCAAAAGGAACTTGCCGATAAACTTTGTATCACTCGTTCTTCTGTAGCTGTTCATATAACAAATCTTATGAAAAAAGGTTACATAAAAGGAAAAGGCTATATCTTAAAAAAAGATAACTATGTTACTGTTATAGGAGGATCAAATATAGATATAGTTGGAATATCAACAACTCCACTTATAATGTGTGAATCAAATCCAGGTAAAGTAAGTATTTCTGTAGGTGGAGCTGGCAGGAATATAGCTGAAAACATTTGTAAGAAAGATATTAATACGAAACTTATATCTGCTGTAGGAAATGATTTATATGGAAATACAATTTTATCAGAATGTAAGAACTACGGTATAGATGTTGATGACTGCTATATTTCGAATGAAGATTCAACCTCTATCTATATATCTGTACTAAGTAATTCAAATAGCACACATGTCGCTATATCTCATATGGACATTATAAATAGGTTAGATACTCACTTTATTAATTCAAAGCATACATCAATCAATGATTCTATTGCAATTGTAATAGATACAAACTTAAATGAAGATACTATAAACTACATTACAAAAACTTATTCTCATATACCAATTTTTATTGATACAGTTTCATCATCCAAATGTGTCAAAATAAAAAATATGATTGAAAAATTTGAAGTTATAAATTTAAGTCAAAAAGAAGCTGAAGTTTTATCAGGTATTAAAATTTTAAATAAAGATGATATTATTAAATGTAGTAAGTATTTTTTTGATAGAGGAGCTAAAAAAATATTTATAACTCTTAAAGAAGGTAATATATTTGCTTCAGATGGTAAAAATAACATTTATCATAATATTACTAGTGAATCTAAAAATATGAAAGAGAACTTAATATCTACAATTGTATATAGTCATATAAATAAGTTCGACTTAGAAAAAACTTTAAAGGAGTTAATCTAA
- a CDS encoding pseudouridine-5'-phosphate glycosidase produces MLEKYLHIHPEVQNSISSGNPVIAIDSGILFNRISYPLNIEIANNISNIIRDTGAIPATTAIINGILKVGLTNEDLEFIASNKNTIKSSKKDLPFLITKKSTGFTTFTSSIILANLADIKILVTDYISNMSLEIEELSNTNISVVCSGINSLCSSKLNESAIKNNSVSIIGYKTNTIPIIDNLNYNLDVDYNLDSSMCIAEALKVKFDLDLRSGFLISSSTSDKNNIGLSSYIESLYNNAILASNISIDLSKLTRNKLF; encoded by the coding sequence ATGTTAGAAAAGTATCTTCATATTCACCCTGAAGTTCAAAATTCTATTTCCTCAGGAAATCCTGTAATTGCAATTGATTCTGGAATACTTTTTAACAGAATATCTTATCCTCTAAATATAGAAATTGCAAATAACATTTCTAATATTATTAGAGATACTGGTGCTATACCTGCAACTACAGCAATCATTAATGGTATATTAAAGGTTGGTCTTACTAATGAAGATTTAGAATTTATTGCTTCAAATAAAAATACTATTAAATCATCAAAAAAGGACTTACCATTTTTAATTACTAAAAAATCAACTGGATTTACTACTTTTACTAGCTCAATAATTTTGGCAAATTTAGCTGATATAAAAATACTAGTAACTGATTATATCTCTAATATGTCTTTAGAGATTGAAGAACTATCCAATACAAATATATCCGTTGTATGTAGTGGAATTAATTCACTATGTAGTTCTAAATTAAATGAATCTGCTATAAAAAATAACTCTGTATCAATAATAGGGTACAAAACCAACACAATTCCTATTATTGATAATTTAAATTATAATTTAGATGTTGATTATAATTTAGATTCTTCAATGTGTATTGCAGAAGCATTAAAAGTAAAATTCGACTTAGATTTAAGAAGTGGTTTTCTAATATCTAGTTCAACAAGTGATAAAAATAATATAGGCTTATCTAGTTATATCGAATCACTATACAATAACGCTATATTAGCTTCAAATATATCGATAGACTTATCAAAGCTAACTAGAAATAAATTATTTTGA
- a CDS encoding SEC-C metal-binding domain-containing protein, producing MSLFTEWRSLSENHDSQEAEIKFWEEYLKVETTIYNEILNNKIEVLEGTVAELAERFNTSNEYIMGFLDGISESLQEDIDLESIEVDKKVTVKIDFEKLYYNMVAVEAHWLHSLPGWEDILSEEKRKELTKAFKNSKTIVKEAKVGRNDACPCGSGKKYKKCCGK from the coding sequence ATGAGTTTATTTACTGAATGGAGATCTTTAAGTGAAAATCATGATAGCCAAGAAGCTGAAATAAAGTTCTGGGAAGAATACTTAAAGGTAGAAACTACAATATACAATGAAATATTAAACAATAAAATAGAGGTATTAGAAGGAACTGTTGCTGAGTTAGCTGAAAGATTCAATACTTCAAATGAATACATAATGGGATTCTTAGATGGAATAAGCGAAAGTTTACAAGAAGACATCGACTTAGAATCTATAGAAGTTGACAAAAAAGTGACTGTAAAAATAGATTTCGAAAAATTATACTACAACATGGTAGCTGTTGAAGCTCACTGGTTACACAGTTTACCAGGCTGGGAAGATATATTATCTGAAGAGAAGAGAAAAGAATTAACTAAAGCTTTCAAAAACTCTAAAACTATAGTTAAAGAAGCTAAAGTAGGAAGAAATGACGCTTGTCCATGTGGAAGTGGAAAGAAATATAAAAAGTGTTGTGGAAAGTAA
- a CDS encoding UPF0489 family protein, whose protein sequence is MNKYIGFYIDEPVGNNIFSYSERENKKIYVPKLIEGTLEDVSLGEHIVFNEIDEGHEVKAKGLEYMVQYNVDGKYVYIFDNHNHAFYFWMKSLKLNHFKKGCKLVHVDQHKDMREPVNYDVDIEDMNDIFRYTNKVLNVGNFIKPALKHKIFSEAIIIDSSYGFDINVEGEYVLDIDLDIFSKDMDYIPYDFRLNKIKELIKNARVITIASSPYFIEQDYAIKVLKELFNYDIIE, encoded by the coding sequence ATGAATAAATATATAGGATTTTATATTGATGAACCTGTTGGAAATAATATTTTTTCTTATTCTGAAAGAGAAAATAAAAAAATTTATGTTCCTAAGCTAATAGAAGGAACTTTGGAAGATGTGTCTTTAGGTGAACATATTGTTTTCAACGAAATTGATGAAGGTCATGAAGTAAAGGCTAAAGGTCTAGAATATATGGTTCAATACAATGTTGATGGTAAGTATGTATATATTTTTGACAATCATAATCATGCTTTTTATTTTTGGATGAAAAGTCTTAAATTAAATCATTTTAAAAAGGGTTGTAAGTTAGTACATGTAGACCAACATAAAGATATGAGAGAACCAGTAAATTATGATGTTGATATAGAGGATATGAATGATATATTTAGGTATACTAATAAAGTATTGAATGTGGGGAATTTTATAAAGCCAGCCCTTAAGCATAAAATATTCTCGGAAGCTATAATTATAGATAGTTCATATGGATTTGACATAAATGTTGAAGGAGAATATGTACTAGATATAGACTTAGATATATTCTCTAAAGATATGGATTATATACCATATGACTTTAGATTAAATAAGATAAAAGAGCTTATAAAGAATGCAAGAGTTATAACAATAGCAAGTAGTCCTTATTTTATAGAACAGGACTATGCTATAAAAGTATTAAAAGAATTATTTAATTATGATATAATAGAGTAG
- a CDS encoding RluA family pseudouridine synthase, with the protein MVKVIYEDNHLLVVEKPVNILSQGDDTNDKDMVNLLKNYVKEKYNKPGNVFIGLVHRLDRPVGGVMVFAKTSKAASRLSEQVRNKSFKKTYRAVIHGTMNKKEDTLKDYLYKNKKTNMVSVVNKNHNEAKNAELDYETLQSKNNFSLVQIDLKTGRPHQIRVQFSSRRHPLFGDQRYGQNVNKIGQQIALWSYKIEIVHPTTKEKMEFICEPPKEYPWNLFDK; encoded by the coding sequence ATGGTTAAAGTTATATATGAAGATAACCATTTATTAGTTGTAGAAAAGCCTGTAAATATACTATCTCAAGGTGATGATACTAATGATAAAGATATGGTAAATCTTCTTAAAAACTATGTAAAAGAAAAATATAATAAACCTGGCAATGTGTTTATTGGATTAGTGCATAGATTAGATAGGCCAGTAGGAGGAGTAATGGTATTTGCTAAGACTTCAAAGGCTGCATCTAGATTATCTGAACAAGTGAGAAATAAGAGCTTTAAAAAAACTTATAGAGCCGTTATACATGGAACTATGAATAAAAAAGAAGATACACTAAAAGACTATCTTTATAAAAATAAAAAAACTAATATGGTTAGTGTTGTAAATAAAAATCATAATGAAGCTAAGAATGCAGAATTAGATTATGAAACTTTACAATCTAAAAATAATTTTAGTTTAGTTCAAATAGATTTAAAAACAGGAAGACCTCATCAAATTAGGGTTCAATTCTCTAGTAGAAGACATCCTTTATTTGGAGATCAAAGATATGGACAAAATGTTAATAAGATTGGTCAACAGATTGCGTTATGGTCTTATAAAATAGAAATAGTTCATCCTACTACTAAGGAAAAAATGGAATTTATATGTGAACCACCAAAAGAATATCCATGGAATTTATTTGATAAATAA
- a CDS encoding class I SAM-dependent methyltransferase: MLILADKWKDYELIDMGNGEKLERWGDIVLRRPDPQVMWPIRNESGLWKNPHGHYHRSTKGGGHWETKKKYPEKWTISYKNLKFNISPTGFKHTGLFPEQAANWDWSMEKIKNAGRPIKVLNLFAYTGGATVACAAAGAEVCHVDASKGMVTWAKENLHTSGLGDRKVRFIVDDVVKFVEREIRRGNKYDAIIMDPPSYGRGPKGEVWQIEEKLYGLVDLCTKVLSDNPLFFLINSYTTGLSPIILEHILDATVARKAKGGNIYGGEIGIPTSRDGKVLPCGIFGRWESK, translated from the coding sequence ATGTTAATATTAGCAGATAAATGGAAAGATTATGAACTTATAGATATGGGGAACGGAGAAAAGTTAGAGCGCTGGGGAGATATAGTACTAAGAAGACCAGACCCTCAAGTTATGTGGCCAATTAGAAATGAAAGTGGATTATGGAAAAATCCTCATGGACACTATCATAGAAGCACAAAAGGTGGAGGCCATTGGGAAACTAAAAAGAAATATCCAGAAAAGTGGACTATAAGCTATAAGAACTTAAAGTTCAATATAAGTCCAACAGGATTTAAGCATACAGGATTATTCCCAGAGCAAGCAGCAAACTGGGATTGGTCAATGGAAAAAATAAAAAATGCAGGTAGACCAATAAAAGTATTAAACCTTTTTGCTTATACAGGAGGAGCAACTGTAGCATGCGCAGCGGCAGGAGCGGAAGTTTGTCATGTTGATGCATCAAAAGGAATGGTTACTTGGGCAAAAGAAAATTTACATACATCTGGACTTGGAGATAGAAAAGTAAGATTTATAGTGGATGATGTTGTTAAGTTTGTTGAAAGAGAAATAAGAAGAGGAAATAAGTATGATGCTATAATAATGGATCCACCTTCTTATGGAAGAGGACCTAAAGGAGAAGTATGGCAAATAGAAGAAAAATTATATGGTTTAGTAGATTTATGTACAAAGGTATTATCAGATAATCCTTTATTCTTCTTAATAAACTCATATACAACGGGATTATCTCCAATAATACTAGAACATATATTAGATGCTACAGTTGCTAGAAAAGCTAAGGGTGGAAATATATATGGTGGAGAAATAGGAATACCAACTTCAAGAGACGGAAAAGTTCTTCCATGTGGAATATTTGGAAGATGGGAGAGTAAATAA